In Streptomyces erythrochromogenes, the DNA window GCGCACACGCTGGGCACCTCGGCGCTGACCTGGCTGTGCGCGAAGTGGTTCGCGCGCGCGGACCGCTCGCTGCGCCCGCTGCGCACGGGGCTGGCCCTGATCGTGCTCGCGGGGCTGCTGGACCTGGCCTACCTCGTCGCGAAATGGGCCTCGGTGGCCGCGCGCTGGGTCGGCCGTGACTGCGTGTACCTGTCCACGGACGTGGCGCCGCCCCTGGCGTCGGCCTCCGCGCTGCTGCTCGGGGCCGGGTTCGTCGTGCCGCTGGTCGGCGGGTCGGCGACGTGGACGGCCTTCGGCGAGTACCGGCGGCTGCGCCCGCTGTGGAAGGCGCTGCGCGGGTTCGCCGCGGCCCAGGGCCGGACCGTACCGCTGGCCTGGTGGTCCCCGGTGCGGATCCGGCTCGTCCACCGCGAGTCGGTCATCGACGACGGCATCCTGGCGCTGGCCGGCTGGTTCGACCCCCGGGTGCACGCCGCCGCGTACGAGGAGGCCCGCGGCCGGGGCATGGACGACGCGCGGGCGGCCACGGTCGCGGACGCGGCCGTACTGGCTGCCGCGTGCCGCCTCAAGGCCGCCGCCGCCCGCGGATCCGGGGCGGGACCGGCCCCGCTCCCGGAGCCGCACCGCCTGGGCCACCGCCCCCTGACGGCCCTGGCCCACGCGTTCCGCACGTCCGTCTGACGGCCGGGAAACGGCAGCGCCCCGGACCGGGGGTCCGGGGCGCTTGCGTATCGGCGGGGCGGGTCAGAGCTCGGCGAGGTCCAGCCCGGCCTGCGCCGCGGCGGCCTGCACGGTCTGCTCCAGCAGGACGGCGATGGTCATCGGGCCGACACCGCCCGGCACGGGCGTGATCAGCGAGGCCCGGGCCGCCGCCGACTCGAAGTGGACGTCGCCGACGTTGCCCTCGTTGTAGCCGGCGTCCAGGACCACGGCACCCGGCTTGATGTCCTCGCCCCGGATGAACTCGGCCTTGCCGACGGCCGCGACCAGCACGTCCGCCTGGCGCACGATCGAGGACAGGTCCTGGGTACGGGAGTGGCAGTAGGTGACGGTGGCGTTCTGCTCCAGCAGCAGCATCCCGGCCGGCTTGCCCAGGATCGCGCTGCGGCCGACGACCACGGCGTGCTTGCCGGTCAGGTCCACGTCGTACGCGGCGAGCAGGCGCATGATGCCGCCCGGGGTGCAGGAGACGAAGCCCGGCAGGCCGAAGCCCATGGCCGCGAAGGAGTGCATGGTGACCCCGTCCACGTCCTTGCCGGGGGCGATGGCCTCGAAGGCGGCGCGCTCGTCGATGTGGTGCGGAACGGGGTGCTGGAGCAGGATGCCGCTGATCTCCGGGTCCTCGGACAGGGCCGTGATCGCCGCGACCAGCTCCTCCGTGGTGGTCGAGGCCGGCAGCTCCACGTGGCGGGAGGTGATCCCGGCCTTCGCGCAGCGGTTCTGCTTCATGCGGACGTAGGTGACGGAGGCGGGGTCCTCGCCGACCAGTACGGTCGCGAGGCAGGGCGCGGTGCCGGTGCGCTCGGTGATCTTCGCCGCGAGGGCGGCGGTCTGCTCCGAGATGCGGCGGGCGAGGGCGGTGCCGTCCATCGGCCGGGCGGTGCCGGCGGCGGGGGCGGGGGCGGTCTGCTGGGCGGTCGTCACGGGATCTCCTGAACGTCGCTGCGGTGCGCGGTGCGCGGATCGCGGTTCGCCCAGGCGCGCGGCAGTCGACGTACGGGAGGTCCTCGGTACGCCGGGCCGCTCCCCGGTGGTGATCCACCCGAACGCCAGTCACGGCCCGCCGACCACTGTAGTCGACCAAATCGGTGGTCGCCCGGCGCCCGACCTGCGACGATCAGTACATGACGCGTACTTTCGACCATCTTGTCGCCGAGGCCGAGTCCGTGTCCGTGGACGGCTGGGACTTCTCCTGGCTCGACGGGCGGGCCACCGAGCAGCGTCCTTCCTGGGGGTACCAGCGCCTGCTGGCCGAGCGCCTGGCCCGGGTCCGGTCGGCCCTGGACATCCAGACCGGCGGCGGCGAGGTCCTCGCCGGGTCCGGTCCCCTGCCGCCCTTGACGGTGGCCACGGAGTCCTGGCCGCCCAATATCGAGCGGGCGACCCGGCTGCTGCACCCGCTGGGCGCGGTGGTGGTCGCTGACTCCGACGAGCCGCCCCTGCCCTTCGGCGACGAGGCCTTCGAGCTGGTGACCAGCCGACACCCGGTGACCATCTGGTGGGACGAGATCGCCCGGGTGCTGACACCGGGCGGAACGTATCTCTCGCAGCAGGTCGGCCCGGCGAGCGTCTTCGAACTCGTCGAATTCTTTCTCGGGCCCCAGCCCGAGGAGGTGCGGCGCGCCCGGCACCCCGACGACGCGGTCGCCGACGCCACGAAGGCGGGCCTTGAAGTCCTGGACCTGCGCTCCGAACGGCTGCGCACCGAGTTCCACGACATCGGAGCCGTGATCTACTTTCTACGGAAGGTGATCTGGATGGTGCCCGGCTTCACGGTCGGGCAGTACCGGGACCGCTTGCGCGAGCTGCACGAACGGATCCAGCGCGACGGTCCGTTCGTCGCGCACACCGCCCGCTTCCTGATCGAAGCCCGCAAAACGGGCTGACACGGAGGGCGGACGGATCCACGCCGGATCAGGTTGCCCGGTCGCAGCGTGGCGCAGGTCACTCAATTCAGCGCGTAACGAATCGACTCGGGCATGCGATGAACCGACAGGTGTCCTCGCGCGGCCCGGAATACAGACCCCCCTCGGGTCTGTTTCCCGAGTTCGCGCGATGATGTCCCGCCCACCCCATATTTGTTCGCAACGAGAGGCTCCTTGTGTCGCTCAGCCCGTCCCGTACGTTCCCTCCGGAGATCGCCGAATCCGAGGCCCTCGTCGCGCTCGTCGAGCGCGGCCGCGAGCAGGGTCACATCAACGGTGACGACGTGCGCCAGGCCTTCGAGGCCGGCCGCATCCCGGTGGACCAGTGGAAGCGGGTCCTGCGCAGCCTGAACCAGGTCCTCGACGAGGAGGGTGTCGCCCTTCACGTCAGCGCGGCCCCTGCCACCAAGGCTGCCGCGAAGAAGCCCCGCAAGGCTGCCGCCGCCCCCGCCCGCACCGTGGCCAAGAAGGCCGCCGCCGCGCCCCGCCCCATCGGTGCGCGCAAGACCGCGGCCCCGGCCGCGGCCACCACGGTCACGTCCACGGCCTCGGCGATATCCGCTCCGTCGGCCGCCGCGGCTGCGGAGGCGGCGCCGGCCGAGGCCGCCGCCGAGCCGAAGAAGCGCACGGTCAAGAAGACCGCCGCCAAGAAGACCGCCGTGAAGAAGACCGCCGCGGCGAAGAAGACCAGCGCCAAGGACTCCGACGAGGGCGAGACCCCGGCCGTCGAGGGCGAGGACTGGGCGGCCGAGGACCTCGTCGACGAGGCCGAGGAGGAGGCGCCCAAGGCCGGCGCCCAGGGCTTCGTGCTGTCCGACGACGACGAGGACGACGCCCCGGCGCAGACCGTCATGGTCGCCGGCGCCACCGCCGACCCGGTCAAGGACTACCTCAAGCTCATTGGCAAGGTGCCCCTCCTCAACGCCGAGCAGGAGGTCGAGCTCGCCAAGCGCATCGAGGCCGGTCTCTTCTCCGAGTACAAGCTCGAAGAGGAGGAGGACCACAAGCCCGCCTTCAAGCGCGAGCTGGAGATCCTCGTCGAGGACGGCCGCCGTGCGAAGAACCACCTGCTGGAGGCCAACCTCCGTCTCGTGGTCTCCCTCGCCAAGCGCTACACCGGCCGCGGCATGCTCTTCCTGGACCTGATCCAGGAGGGCAACGTCGGCCTGATCCGCGCCGTGGAGAAGTTCGACTACACCAAGGGCTTCAAGTTCTCCACGTACGCGACCTGGTGGATCCGGCAGGCGATCACGCGTGCCATGGCCGACCAGTCGCGCACGATCCGCATCCCCGTCCACATGGTCGAGATCATCAACAAGCTCGCCCGTGTGCAGCGCCAGATGCTGCAGGACCTCGGCCGGGAGCCCACTCCGGAGGAGCTGGGCAAGGAACTCGACATGACCCCCGAGAAGGTCATCGAGGTCCAGAAGTACGGCCGCGAGCCGATCTCCCTGCACACCCCGCTGGGTGAGGAGGGCGACAGCGAGTTCGGTGACCTCATCGAGGACTCCGAGGCCGTCGTGCCCGCGGACGCGGTCTCCTTCACCTTCCTCCAGGAGCAGCTCCAGTCGATCCTGGGCACGCTCTCGGAGCGCGAGGCGGGCGTGGTCTCCATGCGCTACGGCCTCAACGACGGCCAGCCGAAGACCCTCGACGAGATCGGCCGCGTGTACGGGGTCACCCGTGAGCGCATCCGCCAGATCGAGTCGAAGACCATGTCGAAGCTGCGCCACCCGTCGCGTTCGCAGGTGCTGCGCGACTACCTCGACTGAGTCGATCTCCACCAGCACGCCCCCGACCTGCGCATCCGCGGGCCGGGGGCGTTCTGCGTCTCAGGACAGCCGGAAGACCGGGCCCCTCGGGGTGAAGGGGAGGGAGGCTCCCTGGGGGATCAGGTAGGCGTGTTCGCGGCGGATGCGCAGGGTGTCGCACCAGCCGTCGGTGATGACCAGCAGCGGCGCCGCGGGCGGGAAGTCCTCGGCCCGCTGGAGCAGGTCGATGCCCGGCTGGAGCACCGTGCCGCCCCGGCCGCGGACCCGGACGCGGCCCGCGATCTCGGTCGGCGGCACGTAGCCCGCGTCGTACGGCGCCGCGTCGCAGAACACGACGCGCGCCGCCGGTACGTCCCGGGCCTCGGCGTACGAGGCGATCGCTCCCAGCGCCTTGCCGAGCAGGGCGGCGTTCATCGACCCGGAGGTGTCGAGGACCACGCCGAAGGTGCAGCGGGCGATCTCCTCGGGCGGGAAGTACCGGCCAGCGCGCGGGATGCCCGGGGTCGAGGCCTGGCGGCGCGCCGGGCGGGCGTAGGACCGTACGGCCTCCGGCCTCGGCACGTACTCGTCGAACCAGCGGGCGAGCCGGGCGTCCCAGGGCACGGGCGGGTGGGCGAGGGCCCGGATCTCCTGGACGAGCCCGGCGGGCAGCAGGCCGCGCCCGTCGCGGACGTGCAGGTCGAAGCCCTGGACGAGGCCGCGCCGGTAGAAATCGTCGAGGTCCGCGTACGGGCGCCCCGCGCCGTGCGCGAGGGGCTCGCCCAGGATGTCCCCGGCCCCCTTGCCGCGCAGGGTGGCCAGGCGCCGCATCCGGCGCAGGTCGGTGGCGATCCGGTCGTACACCTCCTCGACGGAGAGCCCGCGCAGCGCCGGGTCGTGCAGCAGCCCCTCGGGCATGCTGCCGATCCGCATCTCCACCAGCCAGTCGTTGACGACGTAGTCGGCGGCGACGTTGTGCAGGTACGGGTCGCGGCCGCCGCGGCGCTCGCCGTGGCGCAGGGCGGCGTGCAGCATCTCGTGGGCCAGGATGAACCGCCACTCGTCGTCCTCGAAGGTGCGCAGCGGGTTGATGTAGATCTCCCCGGCGGTGGCGCTGACGGCGGCGACGGCGATGTCCTGGGCGCGGGCCAGCTCGGCGTCGGCGACGACGGTCAGGCCGGCGGCGAGCCCGCCGAGCAGCGGGTACGAGGACACGAACCAGTTCAGGGCCCGGTCCCAGGGGCGTTGTGCCACGCGTTCGCCGGTGGTCCGGTCACGGCGGCCGCCGGCCACGTCCATGGCGGCGGAGACGCTGCGGGTCAGGGCGGCGGCGAAGGCGGTCTGCCAGTCGGGGACGGCGGTGCTCCAGGTCCGCCAGGTGGTCAGGACCTGGTCGGGGGCGCGCCCGGCGGTGCCGCAGTGCTCGTAGGCGGCCGGGATGCCGTCGCGGCGCCAGCGGGCGGCGAGCTCGTCCTCGTCGCCGCCCGGGTAACCGGCGGGCAGGTGGTCGGGGGCGCGGCCGACCGGGAAGGTCAGCAGGAAGCGGTTGACGACCGCGCAGCGGGCGGCGAGGTCGAAGCGGTCCGGCTGGGTCCGGTTCTCGTCCTTGGCGGCGGGGACGTGGCCGAAGCCGAGGTGGAGCAGGGCGTGGGCGATCGTCCAGGCCCACTCCCGGGGCTCGGCCCGCCGGGTGGGGTGGACGTGGACGACGCCGTTGGAGGTGATGGTGGCCAGGCCCCCGTCCGGGGACTCCGGGCAGCCGGCCTCGCGGCAGATCTTGCCGTCGAGGGCGCCGAGGGCCGGGTTCTGCTTGACCAGTGCCAGGCCCTCGGCGAAGGCCTGGGTGGCCGGGTCGGGCTTGGCGGCGGCCTTCGCCCGGGCCTTTCCGCTCCGGCTCACCGGCGGGCCTCGACCAGCCGGGGCATGTCGCGGGCGGCCTCGATCAGGAACCATCCGGGCAGCACGGGCAGGCCGTCGGCGTCGTCGGCGATGACGGTCTGGGCCACCTCGACGGAGATCTCGGCGAGCTGGACGAGGAGCGACTTGAAGCGGTACGTGTGCTGCCGCAGGGCGGGCGAGACGTGTTCCTTCTGCGCCGGGAGCTCCTTGAGCAGGCGGCCGCGGAAGGCCTCCGCGAGGTAGTAGAGCAGGTCGCGGTCCTGGAGCCGGGCGGGCCAGGAGGCGTCGCCCTTCACGATGGCCTCGATGCCGAAGGTGTGGCGGACGATCTTGGCGTAGCCGCAGAAGGAGACGGCGTGCGCAGGGGTGAGCGTGCCGTGGGCGACCACCTTGAGGGTCTCCTCGTCCAGCTCCGTGCCGAAGGAGTGCAGGGCGTCGGAGAGCATGTGCCAGGAGCGCGGGGTGGAGAAGGGCTCCTCGGTCTTGGGCGGCTGCGACCAGAGGTGGTCGGGGCGCTCGGTGAGGTAGTCGGTGACCCACGGGTGGATGCCGTGCTCGCCGGCCCAGACCAGCCAGTCCTGTGCGGACGCCTGGAGGTGGACGTGGGTGAGGCGGTTGACCAGGGCGGAGGCGATGGGCCGGGCCAGCGCGTTGTCCGTGGCACGGTTGCCCGCGCCGATGACGATGGAGCCGGCGGGCAGTTCGTAGGAGCCGATCCGGCGGTCGAGGATCAGCGAGTAGAAGGCCTTCTGGACGTCCGGGCCCGCGGCGTTGAGCTCGTCGAGGAAGAGGCA includes these proteins:
- a CDS encoding MAB_1171c family putative transporter, which codes for MSGETALLLLPGSLMVLALLIKIPKLRRNWDQPLNRTACALLVVGAPITFLASPPTIAAVNRRTGVVNFSAPLVFGLLTVFSGLCVVLVLQWRGGPPAAVRRATRLTSAVFGTATAAIVALFVIGDAPVERLRDLDTYYATTPWIREMIVCFLVAHTLGTSALTWLCAKWFARADRSLRPLRTGLALIVLAGLLDLAYLVAKWASVAARWVGRDCVYLSTDVAPPLASASALLLGAGFVVPLVGGSATWTAFGEYRRLRPLWKALRGFAAAQGRTVPLAWWSPVRIRLVHRESVIDDGILALAGWFDPRVHAAAYEEARGRGMDDARAATVADAAVLAAACRLKAAAARGSGAGPAPLPEPHRLGHRPLTALAHAFRTSV
- a CDS encoding bifunctional 5,10-methylenetetrahydrofolate dehydrogenase/5,10-methenyltetrahydrofolate cyclohydrolase, coding for MDGTALARRISEQTAALAAKITERTGTAPCLATVLVGEDPASVTYVRMKQNRCAKAGITSRHVELPASTTTEELVAAITALSEDPEISGILLQHPVPHHIDERAAFEAIAPGKDVDGVTMHSFAAMGFGLPGFVSCTPGGIMRLLAAYDVDLTGKHAVVVGRSAILGKPAGMLLLEQNATVTYCHSRTQDLSSIVRQADVLVAAVGKAEFIRGEDIKPGAVVLDAGYNEGNVGDVHFESAAARASLITPVPGGVGPMTIAVLLEQTVQAAAAQAGLDLAEL
- a CDS encoding methyltransferase domain-containing protein; the protein is MTRTFDHLVAEAESVSVDGWDFSWLDGRATEQRPSWGYQRLLAERLARVRSALDIQTGGGEVLAGSGPLPPLTVATESWPPNIERATRLLHPLGAVVVADSDEPPLPFGDEAFELVTSRHPVTIWWDEIARVLTPGGTYLSQQVGPASVFELVEFFLGPQPEEVRRARHPDDAVADATKAGLEVLDLRSERLRTEFHDIGAVIYFLRKVIWMVPGFTVGQYRDRLRELHERIQRDGPFVAHTARFLIEARKTG
- a CDS encoding RNA polymerase sigma factor, with the protein product MSLSPSRTFPPEIAESEALVALVERGREQGHINGDDVRQAFEAGRIPVDQWKRVLRSLNQVLDEEGVALHVSAAPATKAAAKKPRKAAAAPARTVAKKAAAAPRPIGARKTAAPAAATTVTSTASAISAPSAAAAAEAAPAEAAAEPKKRTVKKTAAKKTAVKKTAAAKKTSAKDSDEGETPAVEGEDWAAEDLVDEAEEEAPKAGAQGFVLSDDDEDDAPAQTVMVAGATADPVKDYLKLIGKVPLLNAEQEVELAKRIEAGLFSEYKLEEEEDHKPAFKRELEILVEDGRRAKNHLLEANLRLVVSLAKRYTGRGMLFLDLIQEGNVGLIRAVEKFDYTKGFKFSTYATWWIRQAITRAMADQSRTIRIPVHMVEIINKLARVQRQMLQDLGREPTPEELGKELDMTPEKVIEVQKYGREPISLHTPLGEEGDSEFGDLIEDSEAVVPADAVSFTFLQEQLQSILGTLSEREAGVVSMRYGLNDGQPKTLDEIGRVYGVTRERIRQIESKTMSKLRHPSRSQVLRDYLD
- a CDS encoding vWA domain-containing protein — its product is MVPDRGRPRHAPAGRGPPVSRSGKARAKAAAKPDPATQAFAEGLALVKQNPALGALDGKICREAGCPESPDGGLATITSNGVVHVHPTRRAEPREWAWTIAHALLHLGFGHVPAAKDENRTQPDRFDLAARCAVVNRFLLTFPVGRAPDHLPAGYPGGDEDELAARWRRDGIPAAYEHCGTAGRAPDQVLTTWRTWSTAVPDWQTAFAAALTRSVSAAMDVAGGRRDRTTGERVAQRPWDRALNWFVSSYPLLGGLAAGLTVVADAELARAQDIAVAAVSATAGEIYINPLRTFEDDEWRFILAHEMLHAALRHGERRGGRDPYLHNVAADYVVNDWLVEMRIGSMPEGLLHDPALRGLSVEEVYDRIATDLRRMRRLATLRGKGAGDILGEPLAHGAGRPYADLDDFYRRGLVQGFDLHVRDGRGLLPAGLVQEIRALAHPPVPWDARLARWFDEYVPRPEAVRSYARPARRQASTPGIPRAGRYFPPEEIARCTFGVVLDTSGSMNAALLGKALGAIASYAEARDVPAARVVFCDAAPYDAGYVPPTEIAGRVRVRGRGGTVLQPGIDLLQRAEDFPPAAPLLVITDGWCDTLRIRREHAYLIPQGASLPFTPRGPVFRLS
- a CDS encoding ATP-binding protein, whose amino-acid sequence is MQAAVTVTPAQIPELLLGLATVRPVFLWGAPGIGKSSLVRKFADSLGLECVSLLGTQLAPEDLIGVPQIRDGRSVFCPPEAIARDEPYCLFLDELNAAGPDVQKAFYSLILDRRIGSYELPAGSIVIGAGNRATDNALARPIASALVNRLTHVHLQASAQDWLVWAGEHGIHPWVTDYLTERPDHLWSQPPKTEEPFSTPRSWHMLSDALHSFGTELDEETLKVVAHGTLTPAHAVSFCGYAKIVRHTFGIEAIVKGDASWPARLQDRDLLYYLAEAFRGRLLKELPAQKEHVSPALRQHTYRFKSLLVQLAEISVEVAQTVIADDADGLPVLPGWFLIEAARDMPRLVEARR